The proteins below are encoded in one region of uncultured Eubacteriales bacterium:
- a CDS encoding hypothetical protein (Evidence 5 : No homology to any previously reported sequences) has translation MRMKILAEAIFYALIPFWFFTRSGVPEGGGESFKFYFLPADEHMSEEMCTVAFICHYHRKQRILRHL, from the coding sequence GTGAGAATGAAAATTCTTGCTGAGGCTATTTTTTATGCCCTGATACCCTTCTGGTTCTTCACAAGGAGTGGAGTGCCAGAAGGGGGCGGGGAAAGCTTCAAGTTTTATTTTTTACCGGCGGACGAACATATGAGTGAGGAAATGTGCACAGTTGCATTTATTTGCCACTATCATCGAAAGCAAAGGATATTACGGCACTTATAA
- a CDS encoding conserved membrane hypothetical protein (Evidence 4 : Homologs of previously reported genes of unknown function), whose translation MPTNFFEWIFFLIQQYHSSYLQGLLTTLVTSISGTLLGCCLGFVMGVIQSVNFQKDMSMVKRILLLIPWLISKVYVTVFRGTPMIVQAMVIYYGIAQGFGVNIGAFKAAILVITLNSGAYMAETVRGGINSIDLGQIEGAQALGMNYITMMAHIILPQTFRIIAPQIGNTFVANIKDTSVLNVISVTELFYITKVVAGTYFRMFEAYTITAMVYLTLTLVFNFLLQLLENHLAGNSSYEIISTEQFVLAKENEG comes from the coding sequence ATGCCGACTAATTTTTTCGAATGGATTTTTTTCCTGATCCAACAGTACCACAGCTCATACCTGCAAGGCTTGCTGACTACTCTTGTGACCTCCATCTCTGGTACGCTTTTAGGTTGCTGTTTAGGCTTTGTTATGGGGGTCATCCAGTCGGTGAACTTTCAAAAGGATATGAGTATGGTAAAAAGGATCCTGCTACTGATTCCCTGGCTCATCAGCAAGGTATATGTTACCGTTTTCCGGGGGACACCGATGATCGTCCAGGCCATGGTCATCTATTACGGCATCGCCCAAGGCTTTGGGGTAAACATCGGCGCATTCAAGGCGGCCATTCTCGTCATTACCCTTAACAGCGGTGCCTATATGGCAGAGACCGTCCGTGGGGGCATCAACTCCATCGACTTGGGCCAGATCGAGGGCGCGCAGGCACTAGGGATGAACTACATCACCATGATGGCGCATATTATCCTGCCTCAGACCTTTCGCATCATCGCCCCACAAATCGGAAACACCTTCGTGGCCAATATCAAGGACACCTCGGTGCTCAATGTAATTTCCGTCACAGAACTGTTCTATATAACCAAGGTCGTGGCAGGCACCTACTTCCGTATGTTTGAGGCATATACCATTACGGCCATGGTCTATTTAACGCTGACACTGGTGTTTAATTTCCTGCTGCAGTTGCTGGAAAACCATCTGGCCGGAAACAGCAGTTACGAGATCATTTCTACCGAGCAGTTTGTGCTGGCCAAAGAAAATGAGGGGTGA
- the hisP gene encoding histidine/lysine/arginine/ornithine transporter subunit; ATP-binding component of ABC superfamily (Evidence 2a : Function of homologous gene experimentally demonstrated in an other organism; PubMedId : 10373434, 3313284; Product type t : transporter), with protein sequence MTNKKTTNMVALCDGPVIGVRNLKKRFGEHVVLEDITFDLNQGDVVTVIGSSGSGKSTLLRCINHLEAPTSGQVLYHGDVVPRETAALNSFRVKVGMVFQNFNLFSNMTVLENCMSGVRLVNHMGKEYAADVCTRYLIKVGMAPYMKAKPHQLSGGMKQRVAIARALAMEPEVILFDEPTSALDPEMVGEVLQVMRTLAAEGLTMIVVTHEMAFARDVSTRTIFMDRGYIVEEGPPEQLFNAPTQERTKLFLSRFISG encoded by the coding sequence ATGACAAACAAGAAAACAACGAATATGGTCGCCCTTTGTGACGGCCCGGTAATTGGCGTAAGGAATCTCAAAAAAAGATTCGGAGAGCACGTTGTGCTGGAGGATATCACCTTTGATCTGAATCAGGGCGATGTGGTCACCGTAATCGGTTCCTCCGGTTCAGGGAAATCCACCCTTTTGCGGTGTATCAACCACCTGGAGGCCCCCACATCGGGCCAAGTCCTCTATCACGGGGACGTGGTTCCCCGCGAAACAGCGGCATTGAACAGTTTCCGGGTAAAGGTGGGCATGGTGTTTCAGAACTTCAATCTGTTCAGCAATATGACTGTTCTGGAAAACTGTATGTCGGGGGTACGCCTGGTCAACCATATGGGCAAGGAATACGCCGCCGATGTGTGTACCCGGTATCTGATCAAGGTTGGCATGGCACCCTACATGAAGGCGAAGCCCCACCAGCTCTCCGGCGGTATGAAGCAGCGGGTGGCCATCGCCCGGGCCCTTGCCATGGAGCCGGAGGTCATCCTCTTTGACGAGCCCACCTCCGCACTGGACCCTGAGATGGTGGGCGAGGTGCTGCAGGTCATGCGTACTCTAGCGGCCGAAGGGCTGACCATGATCGTGGTGACCCATGAGATGGCCTTTGCCCGAGATGTCTCCACGAGGACGATCTTTATGGACAGGGGCTATATTGTGGAGGAAGGGCCGCCGGAG